The nucleotide sequence CGTGGTGGCGGTGGAGGTGTCGGAGGCGATGGCCGCCGAGGGCCGGGCGGCGACGCCGTACGCGCTGGGGCAGGCGGAGGCGCTGCCGCTGGCGGCCGCGAGCATCGACGTCGTGTGGATGTCGGCCACCTTCCACCACTTCGCCGACCAGGCCGCAGCCGTCGCCGAGATCGACCGGGTGCTCCGGCCCGGCGGCGTTGTGCTGGTTCGCTCGCTACTCGCCGACCGGACGGCCGAAAACTGGTTCAGGGTCTTCCCCGGCTACGAGAAGGCGCTGGTCCGGGCCCTGCGGCAGGACGCCCTCGCCGAGCTGTTCGGACACCGGGGCTTCGAGGTGCGCCACGTCGAGGACGTGCCGGACGTCGAGACGACGAACGGCGAGGCAGCCGACTGGGTGGAGCGGATGCGCCACGCCGACTCGCTGCTCACCGCTCTCACGGACGACGAGGTGGCGGCGGGCGTCCGGACGCTGCGGGCCGCGCCCGGCGAGCGGGCGACCCTGGACATCAGCCTCGTCGTCCTCGGCCGGTAGCTTCCGTCGGCATGGGAGACATCGACATCGACATCGAGGTCGTCGACGGCGTGCACGTGGTGCGGATGCAGGCCGGCGAGAACCGGCTCAACGGGCAGTTCGTGGAGGCGCTCGACGAGGCGACGGCGTCGGTCGAGGCGGCCGCCGCCCCACTGGTGCTCACCGGGGAGGGCAAGTTCTTCAGCAACGGCCTCGACCTCGACTGGCTGAGCGGCAACTCCGCCGGCGCCGAGGTCATGTTCCCCCGCCTGTACGGGATCTTCGCCCGGCTGCTGACGTTCCCGGCGCCGACGGTGACGGCGGTCAACGGCCACGCCTTCGGGGCCGGTGCCATCCTGGCTGCGGCGGCGGACCACCGGGTGATGCGCGAGGACCGGGGCTACTTCTGCTTCCCCGAGGTCGACCTGGGGATGGTCATGTCGCCGGAGTTCGACGCCGTGCTGCGCGCCCGCTACCCCCGGCGGACGCACCTGGAGGCGTTGGCGACCGGCGAGCGCTACGGCGGCCCGGGGGCGGTGCGCGCCGGCCTGGTCGACCACGCCGTGCCCGAGGGTGACCTGCTGGCCACGGCGATC is from Acidimicrobiales bacterium and encodes:
- a CDS encoding class I SAM-dependent methyltransferase, translated to MTGSELVDYQKVARLYSQGRALPDDVLARWGAAVRPHLPAGPLRVADVGAGTGIFARAWSSWGAETVVAVEVSEAMAAEGRAATPYALGQAEALPLAAASIDVVWMSATFHHFADQAAAVAEIDRVLRPGGVVLVRSLLADRTAENWFRVFPGYEKALVRALRQDALAELFGHRGFEVRHVEDVPDVETTNGEAADWVERMRHADSLLTALTDDEVAAGVRTLRAAPGERATLDISLVVLGR
- a CDS encoding enoyl-CoA hydratase/isomerase family protein encodes the protein MGDIDIDIEVVDGVHVVRMQAGENRLNGQFVEALDEATASVEAAAAPLVLTGEGKFFSNGLDLDWLSGNSAGAEVMFPRLYGIFARLLTFPAPTVTAVNGHAFGAGAILAAAADHRVMREDRGYFCFPEVDLGMVMSPEFDAVLRARYPRRTHLEALATGERYGGPGAVRAGLVDHAVPEGDLLATAITAASAHAGKDGSHVRALKAQIHAPELAVLSSLSRP